One segment of Strix uralensis isolate ZFMK-TIS-50842 chromosome 11, bStrUra1, whole genome shotgun sequence DNA contains the following:
- the SPG21 gene encoding maspardin: MGEIKVSPDYNWFRSTVPLKKIIVDDDDSKVWSLYDAGPRSIRCPLIFLPPVSGTADVFFQQILALTGWGYRVIALQYPVYWDHLEFCDGFRKLLDHLQLDKVHLFGASLGGFLAQKFAEYTHKSPRVQSLILCNSFSDTSIFNQTWTANSFWLMPAFMLKKIVLGNFASGPLDPEMADGIDFMVDRLESLGQSELASRLTLNCQNSYVEPHKIRDIPVTIMDVFDQSALSTEAKEEMYKLYPNARRAHLKTGGNFPYLCRSAEVNLYIQIHLLQFHGTRYAAIDPSMVSAEELEVQKISLHASHEQEEQ; encoded by the exons ATGGGAGAGATTAAAGTCTCTCCTGACTATAACTGGTTCAGAAGCACAGTTCCTCTTAAAAAG ATAATAGTAGACGATGATGACAGTAAAGTCTGGTCACTGTATGACGCGGGACCTAGGAGCATTCGGTGCCCACTCATATTTCTCCCTCCTGTAAGTGGAACTGCAGATGTGTTTTTCCAGCAAATTTTGGCGCTGACTGGCTGGGGCTACAGAGTTATTGCT TTGCAGTATCCGGTGTACTGGGATCACCTTGAGTTCTGTGATGGATTCAGAAAACTGTTAGACCACCTTCAGTTGGATAAA GTTCACCTCTTTGGAGCTTCTCTGGGAGGTTTTCTGGCTCAAAAATTCGCTGAATACACACACAAATCTCCCAGAGTTCAATCTCTGATCCTGTGTAATTCCTTTAGTGACACTTCTATCTTCAATCAGACATGGACAGCAAACAG CTTTTGGCTGATGCCTGCttttatgctgaaaaaaattgtCCTTGGGAATTTTGCATCTGGTCCTCTAGATCCTGAAATGGCCGATGGGATTGATTTCATGGTGGACAGG CTGGAGAGTCTGGGCCAGAGTGAGCTCGCTTCAAGACTTACCCTCAACTGCCAGAACTCCTACGTAGAACCTCATAAAATTCGAGACATCCCTGTAACCATTATGGAT GTGTTTGACCAAAGCGCGCTTTCAactgaagcaaaagaagaaatgtataaGCTTTATCCTAATGCCAGAAGAGCTCATCTCAAAACAGGAGGCAACTTCCCCTACCTCTGCAGGAGTGCTGAGGTCAACCTGTATATTCAA ATCCATTTACTGCAGTTCCACGGCACCCGCTACGCAGCCATCGATCCCTCCATGGTCAGCGCAGAAGAGCTGGAAGTCCAAAAGATCAGTCTTCACGCCAGCCATGAGCAAGAAGAGCAGTAG